TCCCTGCCCGGTCTCGCGCGCGTAGACGGCCAGCACGGCGCTGATCGGTACCTGCACCGGATAGCTGGTGCCGGAGAAGCGCGCCGAGAAGCTCACCATCTCGTTGTCGATCATCAGCCGTACGACGGCACGTTCGGCGATGTTGAGCACGACCCGGCCATCCTTGACCGCCGAAGGCGGGACCTGCACGCCGGGAACGCCGGCGTCGACCAGGATGTGCGGGGTCAGCTGGTTGTCGTTGATCCATTCCACCAGCGCCCGCAGCAGGTACGGGCGGTGGCTGGTCATGTGGAAGAAGTCTTCGGTCATGCGTGAAGTGTACGCGCCCGGCGCCCCGCCGGGGCGGATCGCCTGCACGCCGGTCGGCGTGCAGACGGGTAACGCATGCCAGGATCAGACCGGCAGATCGCGCAGTTTCTTTTCCTGCTCGGTCAGGCTGCGGACGAAGCCGGGGTGGCGGAAGATGCGGTTGCCATAATCCTCGATCGCCTTGCCGTCCTTCGGCAGCGGTACATCCAGCGACTGCAGGCGCCAGATGATCGGCGCCATCGCGCAGTCGGCCAGGCTCATTTCCGGGTTGAGGAAGAATTTGCTGGCCTTGAACAGCGGCAGCGAGGCGGTCAGCAGTTCCTTCAGGCGCTTGCGCCCGGCCTCGGCCTGGGTCTTGTTGCCCAGCTGGATGGCCTGCACCTGCGGCACCCAGTCGTGCTCGATGCGCAGCATCGCCAGGCGGATGCGCGCGCGCGAGAGCGGATCGACCGGCATCAGTGGCGGATGCGGATAACGCTCATCCAGGTACTCGCTGACCACCGATGCGGCGTACAGCACCAGCTCGCGCTCGACCAGGGTCGGCACCGAATGGTACGGATTGAGGTCGATCAGGTCTTCAGGCGGGTTCTGCGGATCGACCGGAACGAAGTCGAACGTGACCCCCTTGGCCGCCAGCACCAGGCGTACACGGTGGCACAGTACATCGTCGTTCGAGGAAAACAGCGTCAGTGTATTGCGCATGCGTACGCTCGCCGCCATCAAAGGCTCTCCCACGACAGGAGACCGCCTGCCGCATCGGC
This genomic window from Stenotrophomonas maltophilia contains:
- a CDS encoding ClpXP protease specificity-enhancing factor, producing the protein MTEDFFHMTSHRPYLLRALVEWINDNQLTPHILVDAGVPGVQVPPSAVKDGRVVLNIAERAVVRLMIDNEMVSFSARFSGTSYPVQVPISAVLAVYARETGQGMALPDDIPGNDTAPTSDELLHDEGTPPDDTPPASPPPKGRPNLRVVK
- a CDS encoding glutathione S-transferase N-terminal domain-containing protein, which encodes MAASVRMRNTLTLFSSNDDVLCHRVRLVLAAKGVTFDFVPVDPQNPPEDLIDLNPYHSVPTLVERELVLYAASVVSEYLDERYPHPPLMPVDPLSRARIRLAMLRIEHDWVPQVQAIQLGNKTQAEAGRKRLKELLTASLPLFKASKFFLNPEMSLADCAMAPIIWRLQSLDVPLPKDGKAIEDYGNRIFRHPGFVRSLTEQEKKLRDLPV